The sequence CGGCCCCCAATTGCCAGCCGTCATCAGTATTTTGCTGGGCATAGGCAGCAAAGCCGGGCGCAAGAGCAATCAGCGTAGCGAATAAGTGGGTACGACCTGAACTCATTATCAGTCTCTCAGCTCCAGCCAGTCACGGGGTGGATTACGCAGACTACGCTCAGAAAACACATCATCTGGCAGGCCCAAATCGTAGCTGATAAAACGAAACTGCATTTCTGTTTCGCCACCACTGCGCAGATCCTGAACCCGGGAGTGGGTAACAGTCGGATAGCCCTGTATTTCTTCCGTTTTTAAAGCCTCGACGCGACGATAGTTTTCGCCTTTGCTGTCGAAAAAGTCAATTTTAACCGGCAGCATAGTGGCCTTATCGATACTCACCTGGTAACGGGTAAACTCTACTGAGCCCGGATCTTTGGGGTTCGCTTCCAGCACATACTGCTTATCTGTTTCGTCGAGCAGGCTAAAGTTATCCTGTGAGGTGCTGCGCCCGGATACATCTTCATAGAAAAAGTGTGAACCCACAAAGGAGGTGCGCTTATCTCCGGCAGAAATACGTTTGACCAGATCCAGTCCCGGCAGGTAGAGCCAGCGGTCATCATCGCGATCGGTGTTTTTTACCACCCTGAATACCGTATCGCGCACATCGGCAGGGCGGGAGAAAAACACCATCATGTCCTGTGAACCGCCATCTTCGCGATCTTTACGCAGGATCACAAACTGGCGCATTTGTTTGCGGCCCTGGGCATCGGTGATCAGCATGCGCGCGGCACTGCGTCCATCGTCACCGGCATAGTAGGCGGCCAGTTCGGCGCGCTTAACAATTTCCTGCACATCCACCTCCTGTGTTTGCGCTAAAGGGCTGAGCATCAGTGACAGCGGCAATAACCATTTGTAGGGTAATTTCATCGTATTTCTCCTGTTCATTTATCGCTACCAAATAACCCCTTGCGGGTCAGCGCCATCACCGAGGGCAGCATCACCAGGGTTACCAGTGCCGAAATGGCCATAATCGAAGCAAGGAATACGCCCACGGTGATATAAGGCACCAAGGGTGCAAATAACAAGGGCGTAAAACCCATCGCAATCACAATGGCGTTACGTGATATGGCCCGGGCGGGTTCTTCAAACATCAGTTTCAGGCTTTGTTGCCAGTTCTGCTGTTTGGCCCAGGTGGCACGGAAGCGTTCGATAAAGTGAATGGCAAAGTCTACCGACAGGCCCAGAGTCAGGGCTGAGAGCACGGCTATTGGCATATCATAGTCTTTGCCAATCCAGCCGATCAGCCCATAGATCAAGGTTATGGTCAGGGTTAATGGCAACATGGCCAGAATACCGAAGCTGACTGAGCGGAACAGCAGCATCATCATCAGCATCACAATCACAAAGGCACTGACCAGGCTATCGAGCATCCCCTCTACCATTTGTTGTTGCCAGACCACATTTAAGTAAGCCTTACCGGCCCAGTTTACTTTCAGGCCGTCGGGAAGAGGGTTAGCGGCAATATAGTCTTTCACCAGGGTCACAACCGCAGTCATATCTTTATTATCGCCACTGGTCAGTTGCAGCCAAATCAGACTCTGACGGTAATCAGGCGTCACAAAATGCCACAGATCCTGTGGCCGATGAGAAGACTGATATTGCAACAGGGTCTGAGATACGCCATTGGCGGTATCCGGCAAAACAAAGTCTTTGTCTTCGCCGCTGCGTAACTCGCGGTTCACAGTTTTTACGATATCACTCAGGGAGTTGGACTTACCCACCAGACCGCTGTCTTTAAGGTGTTGCTGTAAACCGCTCATATAGCTAAGAACAGCCGGATTTAAAAAGGCCTTGCTCTGACTCTCCAGTTTTTCCAGCGCAAGGGCCAGTTCAGTGAAACGATCCGATTCATCCATATCCAGCTCAAAGCTTTTATCATAGATGGCACTGATCAGCGTCGACAGACTGCTGCTGGCATCAAATTGCTGTTGCTGCTGTAGCAGCCAGTTGATGGTATTTTGTGACAGTTCTTCACTATCTACGGTTTCTGTCAGTAAG comes from Lacimicrobium alkaliphilum and encodes:
- a CDS encoding outer membrane lipoprotein-sorting protein, giving the protein MKLPYKWLLPLSLMLSPLAQTQEVDVQEIVKRAELAAYYAGDDGRSAARMLITDAQGRKQMRQFVILRKDREDGGSQDMMVFFSRPADVRDTVFRVVKNTDRDDDRWLYLPGLDLVKRISAGDKRTSFVGSHFFYEDVSGRSTSQDNFSLLDETDKQYVLEANPKDPGSVEFTRYQVSIDKATMLPVKIDFFDSKGENYRRVEALKTEEIQGYPTVTHSRVQDLRSGGETEMQFRFISYDLGLPDDVFSERSLRNPPRDWLELRD